From one Mytilus edulis chromosome 1, xbMytEdul2.2, whole genome shotgun sequence genomic stretch:
- the LOC139499380 gene encoding tubulin alpha-1A chain-like: protein MRECISIHVGQAGVQCGNACWELYCLEHGIQPDGQMPSDKTIGGGDDSFNTFFSETGAGKHVPRAVFVDLEPTVVDEVRTGTYRQLFHPEQLITGKEDAANNYARGHYTIGKEIVDLVLDRIRKLADQCTGLQGFLIFHSFGGGTGSGFTSLLMERLSVDYGKKSKLEFAIYPAPQVSTAVVEPYNSILTTHTTLEHSDCAFMVDNEAIYDICRRNLDIERPTYTNLNRLIAQIVSSITASLRFDGALNVDLTEFQTNLVPYPRIHFPLATYAPVISAEKAYHEQLSVAEITNATFEPANQLVKCDPRHGKYMACCMLYRGDVVPKDVNAAIATIKTKRTIQFVDWCPTGFKVGINYQPPTVVPGGDLAKVQRAVCMLSNTTAIAEAWARLDHKFDLMYAKRAFVHWYVGEGMEEGEFSEAREDLAALEKDYEEVGVDSVEGEGEEEGEEY, encoded by the exons atg aGGGAATGTATTTCTATCCACGTCGGACAGGCCGGAGTCCAGTGCGGTAATGCCTGCTGGGAACTGTACTGTTTGGAGCACGGAATCCAGCCCGATGGTCAGATGCCCTCAGACAAAACCATTGGAGGCGGTGATGACTCCTTCAACACCTTCTTCAGTGAGACCGGAGCTGGCAAACACGTACCCAGGGCTGTCTTTGTTGATCTGGAACCAACTGTAGTCG ATGAGGTCAGAACTGGTACATACCGTCAACTTTTCCATCCAGAACAACTTATCACCGGAAAGGAGGATGCTGCCAATAATTACGCAAGAGGTCACTACACAATTGGAAAAGAAATCGTCGATCTGGTCTTGGACAGAATCCGTAAATTGGCTGATCAATGTACTGGTCTCCAGGGATTCCTCATCTTCCACAGCTTTGGTGGTGGTACCGGATCAGGATTCACATCACTCCTCATGGAACGTCTCAGTGTTGATTACGGAAAGAAATCAAAACTGGAATTCGCCATCTACCCAGCCCCACAAGTCTCCACTGCCGTCGTAGAACCATACAACTCCATCTTGACCACTCACACAACTCTTGAACACTCCGACTGCGCATTCATGGTAGACAACGAAGCCATCTACGATATCTGCAGACGTAActtggacattgaaagaccaacATACACAAATCTTAACCGTTTGATTGCACAGATCGTCAGCTCAATTACTGCCTCCCTGAGATTTGATGGTGCTTTGAACGTCGATTTGACTGAGTTCCAGACCAACTTGGTACCTTACCCACGTATCCATTTCCCATTGGCTACATATGCACCAGTCATCTCTGCCGAGAAAGCCTACCACGAACAGCTCTCTGTTGCTGAGATCACTAACGCAACATTTGAGCCAGCAAATCAATTGGTAAAATGCGACCCACGTCATGGTAAATATATGGCTTGCTGTATGTTGTACAGAGGAGATGTTGTTCCTAAAGATGTCAACGCCGCCATTGCTACCATCAAGACAAAGAGAACCATCCAGTTCGTCGATTGGTGTCCAACTGGTTTCAAAGTCGGAATCAATTACCAACCACCAACTGTTGTACCAGGAGGTGACTTGGCTAAAGTACAGAGAGCCGTCTGCATGTTGAGCAACACAACCGCCATTGCTGAGGCATGGGCCCGTCTTGACCACAAATTCGACTTGATGTACGCCAAACGTGCTTTCGTCCATTGGTACGTCGGAGAAGGTATGGAGGAAGGAGAATTCTCAGAAGCCCGTGAAGATTTGGCTGCTCTGGAGAAGGATTACGAAGAAGTCGGTGTAGATTCAGTAGAAGGTGAAGGAGAGGAAGAAGGAGAAGAATATTAA
- the LOC139499393 gene encoding tubulin alpha-1A chain-like: protein MRECISIHVGQAGVQIGNACWELYCLEHGIQPDGQMPSDKTIGGGDDSFNTFFSETGAGKHVPRAVFVDLEPTVVDEVRTGTYRQLFHPEQLVTGKEDAANNYARGHYTIGKEIVDLVLDRIRKLADQCTGLQGFLIFHSFGGGTGSGFTSLLMERLSVDYGKKSKLEFAIYPAPQISTAVVEPYNSILTTHTTLEHSDCAFMVDNEAIYDICRRNLDIERPTYTNLNRLIAQIVSSITASLRFDGALNVDLTEFQTNLVPYPRIHFPLATYAPVISAEKAYHEQLSVAEITNAVFEPANQMVKCDPRHGKYMACCMLYRGDVVPKDVNAAIATIKTKRTIQFVDWCPTGFKVGINYQPPTVVPGGDLAKVQRALCMLSNTTAIAEAWARLDHKFDLMYAKRAFVHWYVGEGMEEGEFSEAREDLAALEKDYEEVGVDSVEGEGEEEGEEY from the exons ATG AGGGAATGTATTTCTATCCACGTCGGACAGGCCGGAGTCCAGATCGGTAATGCCTGCTGGGAACTATACTGTTTGGAGCACGGTATCCAGCCTGATGGTCAGATGCCCTCAGACAAGACCATCGGAGGTGGTGATGACTCCTTCAACACCTTCTTCAGTGAGACAGGAGCTGGCAAACACGTACCCCGGGCTGTCTTTGTTGATCTTGAACCAACTGTTGTCG ATGAGGTAAGAACTGGTACCTATCGTCAATTATTCCACCCAGAGCAACTGGTAACTGGAAAAGAGGATGCTGCAAACAACTACGCCAGAGGTCACTACACAATTGGAAAAGAAATCGTCGATCTGGTTTTGGACAGAATCCGTAAATTGGCTGATCAATGTACCGGTCTTCAGGGATTCCTCATCTTCCACAGCTTTGGTGGTGGTACCGGATCAGGATTCACATCACTCCTCATGGAACGTCTCAGTGTAGATTACGGAAAGAAATCAAAACTGGAATTCGCCATCTACCCAGCACCTCAAATATCCACTGCCGTCGTAGAACCATACAACTCCATCTTGACCACTCACACAACTCTTGAGCACTCCGACTGTGCATTCATGGTAGACAACGAAGCCATCTACGATATCTGCAGACGTAActtggacattgaaagaccaacATACACAAATCTTAACCGTTTGATTGCACAGATCGTCAGTTCAATTACTGCTTCCCTCAGATTCGATGGTGCTTTGAACGTCGATTTGACTGAGTTCCAGACCAACTTGGTACCATACCCACGTATCCATTTCCCATTGGCTACATACGCACCAGTTATCTCTGCTGAAAAAGCTTACCATGAACAATTATCTGTAGCTGAAATTACAAACGCAGTGTTCGAGCCTGCAAATCAGATGGTAAAATGTGACCCACGTCACGGAAAATATATGGCTTGCTGTATGTTGTACAGAGGAGATGTTGTCCCTAAAGATGTCAACGCCGCTATTGCTACCATCAAGACCAAGAGAACCATCCAGTTCGTCGATTGGTGTCCAACTGGTTTCAAGGTCGGAATCAACTACCAACCACCAACTGTTGTACCAGGAGGTGACTTGGCTAAAGTACAAAGAGCATTGTGCATGTTGAGCAACACAACTGCCATTGCTGAGGCATGGGCTCGTCTTGACCACAAATTCGACTTGATGTACGCCAAACGTGCTTTCGTCCATTGGTACGTCGGAGAAGGTATGGAAGAAGGAGAATTCTCAGAAGCCCGTGAAGATTTGGCTGCTCTAGAGAAGGACTACGAAGAAGTTGGTGTAGATTCAGTAGAAGGTGAAGGAGAAGAAGAAGGAGAAGAGTATTAA